A single Suricata suricatta isolate VVHF042 chromosome 2, meerkat_22Aug2017_6uvM2_HiC, whole genome shotgun sequence DNA region contains:
- the AGT gene encoding angiotensinogen: MAPAGVSLRAVVLCLLAWAGLAAADRVYIHPFHLLVYSKSSCEQMEKSNTEAPKEPTFTPVPIQAKTTPVDEEALREKLVLATEKLEEEDRLRAAKVGMMLNFLGFHMYRLLSESWSPASGAILSPTALFGTLASFYLGALDPTASRLQAFLGVPGEDQGCTSRLDGHKVLSALQTIQGLLVIPGGAGGQSGLLLSTVVGLFTAPGLRLKQPFVRGLAPFAPVTLVRSLDLSTDPDLAAEKINMFMHAVTGWKMNRPLSGVSPESTLLFNTYVHFQGTLKGFSLMEGLQDFWVDSTTAVPVPMLSGTGTFQHWSDAQNNVSMTRVPLGRSTSLLLLQPHCVADLRRVEVLSFQHNFLAWLKDLTPRAIRLTMPQLTLQGSYDLQDLLAQARLPTLLGAEANLGKISDDQLRVGKVLNTVLLELKADEGGEPTVATQPPDEPEALEVTLNSPFLFAIYEQDSTALHFLGRVANPLSAA; the protein is encoded by the exons ATGGCGCCTGCTGGTGTGAGCCTGAGGGCCGTGGTCCTCTGTCTCCTGGCCTGGGCTGGCCTGGCTGCTGCCGACCGGGTGTACATACACCCCTTCCACCTCCTCGTCTACAGTAAGAGCAGCTGTGAGCAGATGGAAAAGTCCAACACGGAGGCGCCCAAAGAGCCGACCTTCACGCCCGTCCCGATTCAGGCCAAGACCACCCCTGTGGACGAGGAGGCACTTCGAGAGAAGCTGGTGCTGGCCACCgagaagctggaggaggaagacaggCTGAGGGCAGCGAAGGTGGGCATGATGCTCAACTTCCTGGGCTTCCACATGTACCGCCTGCTGAGTGAGTCGTGGAGCCCGGCCAGCGGGGCCATCCTGTCCCCAACGGCTCTCTTCGGCACTCTGGCCTCTTTCTACTTGGGAGCCCTGGACCCCACGGCCAGTAGGCTACAGGCGTTCCTGGGCGTCCCTGGAGAGGATCAGGGCTGCACGTCCCGGCTGGATGGCCACAAGGTCCTCTCTGCCCTGCAGACCATCCAGGGCCTTCTGGTAATCCCAGGTGGGGCTGGCGGCCAGTCCGGGCTGCTCCTCTCCACGGTGGTCGGCCTGTTCACAGCCCCTGGCCTGCGCCTGAAGCAGCCATTTGTGCGGGGCCTGGCTCCCTTTGCCCCCGTCACCCTCGTGCGCTCTCTGGACTTGTCCACGGACCCAGATCTTGCTGCTGAGAAGATCAACATGTTCATGCATGCTGTGACAGGGTGGAAAATGAACAGACCTCTTTCAGGAGTCAGCCCGGAGAGCACCCTACTCTTCAACACCTATGTCCACTTCCAAG GAACGCTGAAGGGGTTCTCCCTGATGGAGGGGCTCCAGGACTTCTGGGTGGACAGCACCACAGCAGTGCCCGTCCCCATGCTGTCGGGCACGGGCACTTTCCAGCACTGGAGCGATGCCCAGAACAATGTCTCCATGACCCGCGTGCCCCTCGGCAGGAGCACCTCCCTGTTGCTGCTGCAGCCGCACTGCGTGGCGGACCTGCGGCGGGTGGAGGTGCTCAGCTTCCAGCACAACTTCCTGGCGTGGCTGAAGGACCTCACTCCCAG ggccATCCGGCTGACCATGCCCCAGCTGACACTGCAAGGCTCCTATGACCTGCAGGACCTGCTCGCCCAGGCCAGGCTGCCCACCCTGCTGGGCGCTGAGGCGAACCTGGGCAAAATCAGCGATGACCAGCTCAGAGTCGGAAAG GTGCTGAACACCGTTCTTTTGGAACTAAAAGCAGACGAGGGAGGAGAGCCCACAGTGGCCACCCAGCCACCGGACGAGCCCGAGGCCTTGGAGGTGACCCTGAACAGCCCGTTCCTGTTCGCCATTTATGAGCAAGACTCCACCGCCCTCCACTTCCTGGGCCGCGTGGCCAACCCGCTGAGCGCGGCATGA